Proteins from a single region of Chloroflexota bacterium:
- a CDS encoding AIR synthase-related protein: protein MLQGKLPAALLSQLLKAIPIDDPDVIVGPRLGEDAAVLDIGNRYLIAKSDPITFTAHRIGWYALQINANDVATMGARPRWFLGTLLLPPTCSEETVKEIFADIKEACRVLGVTLVGGHTEVTDGVVRPILAGTLLGEVAKDRLVMNADARPGDVILLTAGIAIEGTAILAQDASEELAAQGVAPVTIARARAYLDDPGISVVRAAEALCRAVHPRAMHDPTEGGLATALVELAAGAACGLAIDLATVPVLPETAEISMALALDPLGLLASGALLAVVAPDDVVKALTALQDCGIEAAAIGRMTEQVEGVRMQVEGAWHPVPTFPRDELARFFAEAGGNET, encoded by the coding sequence ATGCTCCAAGGCAAACTACCCGCAGCCCTCTTGTCTCAGTTGCTCAAAGCTATACCAATCGATGACCCGGACGTAATCGTGGGTCCCCGCTTGGGCGAGGATGCCGCCGTGTTGGACATTGGCAATCGGTACCTCATCGCAAAAAGCGATCCGATTACGTTCACCGCGCATCGCATTGGCTGGTACGCTTTGCAGATCAATGCCAATGACGTGGCAACGATGGGTGCGCGTCCGCGCTGGTTCCTGGGCACCCTCTTGCTCCCACCCACGTGCAGCGAAGAGACAGTAAAGGAGATTTTCGCCGACATCAAGGAAGCGTGCCGGGTGCTGGGTGTCACGCTGGTTGGCGGGCATACGGAGGTGACCGACGGTGTCGTCCGACCCATCCTTGCCGGGACACTCTTGGGAGAGGTCGCCAAAGACCGGCTAGTCATGAATGCGGACGCGCGGCCCGGGGACGTAATCCTTCTCACTGCAGGCATTGCGATTGAAGGCACTGCCATTCTTGCACAGGATGCGAGCGAGGAACTCGCGGCCCAAGGCGTGGCGCCGGTCACAATCGCGCGTGCGCGGGCATACCTTGACGACCCCGGCATCAGTGTGGTTCGTGCCGCGGAGGCGTTGTGCCGTGCAGTGCATCCACGCGCGATGCACGATCCCACGGAAGGCGGACTGGCAACGGCTCTGGTTGAACTGGCGGCAGGGGCGGCATGTGGGCTCGCAATCGACCTTGCCACCGTGCCGGTCTTACCGGAGACCGCCGAAATTAGCATGGCTCTAGCGCTTGACCCACTCGGCTTACTCGCGTCAGGCGCCTTGCTCGCGGTCGTAGCGCCGGATGACGTCGTCAAAGCCTTAACAGCACTGCAGGATTGTGGCATAGAAGCTGCCGCCATTGGCCGCATGACCGAGCAGGTGGAAGGAGTGCGGATGCAGGTGGAAGGGGCTTGGCACCCAGTACCTACATTCCCGCGCGATGAATTGGCGCGCTTCTTTGCAGAAGCCGGCGGGAACGAAACGTAG
- a CDS encoding beta-eliminating lyase-related protein: MPKVIDLRSDTVSMPTAEMREAMRNAEVGDDCYREDPSVNRLEAMAAEITGKEAALMVTSGTQGNLVCLLTHCRNGDEFVVADEAHIITTESGDFACVAGASPRIAPSERGILTADNIRSVLRRSYDAFSPTRLICLENTNNRGGGAIYPLSTLAGIRELADEQDINVHMDGARVFNAAAGLGVPVSEVVQYVDSVTFCLSKALSAPVGSIICGTAEYIETARRFRRMLGGGLRQSGVLAAAGIVALETIPQKLPQDHANARRLGEGLGEIDGISADSVETNMIYIDIDPSLGEAQQLVDELAARSVKCSAVSADRIRLVTYHQVTADDIESAIGAARDAVEAMSGVPAAAQV, encoded by the coding sequence ATGCCTAAGGTTATTGACCTGCGCAGCGATACAGTAAGCATGCCGACCGCGGAAATGCGCGAGGCGATGAGGAATGCGGAAGTCGGTGACGACTGCTATCGAGAAGACCCTTCCGTTAATCGATTGGAGGCCATGGCGGCGGAAATCACGGGCAAAGAAGCAGCGCTCATGGTCACCAGCGGCACGCAAGGCAACCTCGTGTGCCTCCTCACCCATTGCCGCAATGGTGACGAGTTCGTTGTAGCAGACGAAGCTCATATCATTACCACTGAGTCTGGCGATTTTGCCTGTGTGGCGGGGGCATCACCCCGCATCGCGCCGTCGGAGAGGGGCATCCTGACAGCCGACAATATCCGCAGTGTGTTGCGACGGTCCTATGACGCATTTTCTCCCACACGCCTGATCTGTCTTGAAAACACTAACAACCGTGGCGGCGGGGCGATATATCCGCTGTCCACCCTTGCCGGCATCCGTGAACTGGCCGATGAGCAAGACATAAATGTGCACATGGATGGCGCGCGTGTGTTCAATGCAGCGGCGGGTTTGGGCGTGCCTGTATCTGAAGTGGTGCAGTACGTAGATTCGGTGACATTCTGCCTCTCCAAGGCATTGAGCGCACCAGTAGGGTCTATTATTTGCGGTACCGCAGAGTATATAGAAACGGCTCGACGCTTCCGGCGGATGCTCGGCGGCGGCTTGCGGCAGTCCGGCGTGCTAGCCGCGGCCGGCATTGTCGCGTTGGAGACTATTCCCCAGAAGCTTCCCCAAGATCATGCCAATGCCCGCCGCCTCGGCGAAGGACTTGGCGAGATCGACGGCATTTCCGCCGATTCCGTGGAGACCAATATGATATACATCGATATTGACCCCTCGCTGGGGGAGGCGCAGCAGCTTGTGGATGAGTTGGCAGCGCGGTCAGTGAAGTGCAGCGCAGTCTCAGCCGATCGCATTCGCCTCGTAACCTACCACCAAGTCACTGCGGATGACATAGAATCGGCCATTGGGGCCGCGCGGGATGCAGTTGAGGCGATGTCCGGTGTGCCGGCCGCTGCACAGGTCTGA
- a CDS encoding DUF5671 domain-containing protein, translating into MLTVRRLYILAAAFIGLLLFMHASSELLRLALLTFSPDAEFSLGSDWWREQLSLNLALIAVGTPLWLGHWIWAQRLARNSAEETSPLRALFFLGVLGVTLIETAEGAGEVLFVPLARLAGNPFETANLLDHLAEVVIYGLFWTYHIRQRPPAQLQTGAAATITRWYWYAASFGSLGIVVTSLIPLLTTIIQRFFGADSADAAWWELPIVNSVAWIVVGSVGWSFHWAMIQRQTATADSPELRSALRKVYLYLSVGIAAAGALLAVGRILYLVLLNILNAVDDQIAFLDNLAWIIPVAAVAATGWFYHRYHLQRDAALVSELPRQASIRRVYSYLLTAIGISLLAFGAFGILRLIIGILTGQADTLDLPEKFLQQQLSLYVTLLLVGLAAWVWYWRQIQHDLEADESGEERGSLVRRIYLSLVSSASVIAVVIAVGTLLYQGLRSVLGIGSGNDFIDALNINVSLALIAITLLAYHVRFLRLEHRAPREEEESTVTESQAPSAAGDAASEPEVHSVVVTLTGGNLKAAQAQIAQSSLPEGTELALLETSLTPDEVRQRLQAPQDKEE; encoded by the coding sequence ATGCTTACGGTACGGCGCCTCTACATTCTTGCTGCTGCCTTTATCGGCCTCTTGCTTTTCATGCATGCCAGCAGCGAACTGCTGCGGCTTGCTCTCCTGACATTCTCGCCAGACGCCGAGTTCAGTTTGGGCAGTGACTGGTGGCGCGAACAACTGAGCCTAAACCTCGCACTGATCGCAGTGGGAACTCCACTCTGGCTGGGACATTGGATATGGGCACAGCGACTTGCGCGCAACAGCGCCGAGGAAACCAGCCCGCTCCGTGCACTATTTTTTCTAGGCGTCCTGGGCGTTACCCTCATTGAGACCGCCGAGGGAGCAGGGGAGGTCCTATTCGTTCCGCTTGCGCGCCTTGCGGGCAATCCCTTCGAAACGGCCAATTTGCTGGACCATCTCGCTGAGGTGGTAATCTACGGTTTGTTCTGGACGTACCATATCCGCCAGCGACCACCCGCGCAGCTTCAGACCGGAGCGGCCGCAACCATCACGCGCTGGTACTGGTACGCCGCATCCTTCGGCAGTTTGGGAATAGTGGTTACATCACTCATCCCACTGCTCACAACGATTATTCAACGATTCTTTGGCGCTGATTCAGCCGATGCTGCGTGGTGGGAATTGCCCATCGTAAACAGCGTTGCATGGATCGTTGTCGGAAGTGTCGGCTGGTCATTCCACTGGGCCATGATCCAGCGCCAAACCGCCACTGCCGATAGTCCGGAATTACGATCGGCTCTGCGCAAGGTCTATCTCTATCTGTCCGTGGGCATTGCCGCAGCCGGCGCTCTCTTGGCAGTAGGGCGAATTCTCTATTTGGTTCTCTTGAACATTCTGAATGCCGTTGACGATCAAATTGCGTTCCTTGATAACTTGGCATGGATCATTCCAGTTGCGGCCGTAGCTGCCACGGGCTGGTTCTATCACCGGTATCATCTGCAGAGGGATGCCGCCCTCGTCTCCGAATTGCCGCGCCAGGCGTCGATACGCCGGGTTTACTCGTACCTGTTAACGGCGATAGGCATCTCATTGTTGGCATTTGGGGCATTTGGCATCCTGCGCCTGATCATAGGAATTCTGACCGGCCAGGCGGACACCCTCGATCTGCCTGAGAAATTCCTGCAGCAGCAGCTTAGCCTCTACGTGACGTTGCTGCTCGTGGGCCTTGCCGCTTGGGTGTGGTATTGGCGCCAAATCCAGCACGATTTGGAGGCCGACGAAAGCGGTGAAGAACGAGGGTCGCTAGTGCGCCGCATTTACCTCTCCCTTGTATCATCAGCTAGCGTGATCGCCGTCGTGATTGCAGTCGGGACGCTGCTCTACCAAGGGTTGCGTTCCGTGCTCGGCATCGGCTCGGGCAACGACTTCATCGATGCTTTGAACATTAACGTCAGTTTGGCGCTGATCGCCATCACGTTGTTGGCGTACCATGTGCGCTTTCTGCGTCTGGAGCACCGGGCCCCACGGGAAGAAGAAGAGTCTACGGTCACTGAGAGTCAGGCGCCTTCAGCGGCCGGAGATGCGGCATCCGAACCGGAAGTGCACAGCGTCGTAGTTACGCTTACGGGCGGAAACCTCAAAGCCGCGCAAGCCCAAATTGCGCAAAGCTCCCTGCCGGAGGGCACTGAACTCGCACTTCTGGAGACTTCACTCACGCCGGATGAAGTGCGGCAGCGGTTGCAGGCCCCTCAGGACAAGGAAGAGTAG
- a CDS encoding phage holin family protein, which produces MRVLLLRSLAVLVAVVIASRFALVEFTDSGDWLSLIVFAVGVALINAVIGPVLKVISFPVTVLTLGIWILVLNGLLFWLGTALLPGVELAESGRPTLLSAMLVALIISVVSFAVNRVVKEDEDKE; this is translated from the coding sequence GTGCGCGTCTTGTTACTCCGAAGTTTGGCAGTGCTGGTTGCCGTAGTGATTGCGAGCCGCTTTGCGCTTGTGGAATTCACCGACAGCGGCGATTGGCTTTCGCTCATTGTTTTTGCAGTAGGGGTGGCTTTGATCAACGCGGTGATCGGGCCGGTACTCAAGGTCATTTCGTTTCCGGTGACAGTACTGACCTTAGGCATCTGGATTCTTGTTTTGAACGGCCTGCTGTTCTGGTTGGGTACCGCCCTCTTGCCAGGGGTTGAGCTGGCTGAGTCGGGCCGACCGACCTTACTCTCGGCCATGCTTGTTGCACTTATCATTAGTGTGGTCAGCTTTGCCGTCAATAGAGTTGTGAAAGAGGACGAAGACAAAGAATGA
- the rfbB gene encoding dTDP-glucose 4,6-dehydratase, whose amino-acid sequence MRILVTGAAGFIGSNYVRFVLSEYPDADVVAVDKLTYAGNLDNLAALEENSRFQFVHADICDAGAIDEAMAGCDALVNIAAESHVDRSVMDPAAFVRTNVEGIRVLLEAARAHGVERIVQVSTDEVYGHVPVGTSTEDARLAPRNPYSASKAGGELLALAYFTSFGLPVMITRGANTIGPRQYPEKVVPVFVTNAIDDKPLPIYGEGEAVRNYMYVADHCAGVDLVLRRGEPGAVYNVGVEFEVNTVTLATSILDALGKPHALMRLIEDRPGHDFRYSLDSSRLAALGWQPQYAFQQALVETVNWYVDNEDWWRPIKSGGYGEYYERNYAERLARSRPLVAG is encoded by the coding sequence ATGCGAATCTTGGTGACTGGCGCCGCAGGATTCATTGGAAGTAACTATGTGCGCTTCGTCCTTTCGGAGTATCCGGATGCCGATGTGGTGGCGGTGGATAAACTAACGTACGCCGGCAACCTGGACAATCTCGCCGCTCTTGAAGAAAACTCTCGGTTTCAATTCGTACATGCTGACATTTGTGATGCCGGTGCAATTGATGAAGCGATGGCGGGCTGTGACGCCCTCGTCAACATTGCCGCGGAGAGTCATGTGGACCGCTCGGTAATGGACCCGGCGGCGTTCGTACGGACGAATGTGGAGGGAATCCGCGTACTCTTGGAAGCGGCCCGCGCGCACGGCGTGGAGCGTATCGTGCAGGTGAGCACTGACGAGGTATACGGACATGTGCCTGTAGGCACCTCAACCGAGGATGCGCGCCTGGCGCCCCGCAACCCCTATTCGGCCAGCAAGGCCGGGGGTGAGTTGCTGGCCCTTGCATATTTCACCAGCTTTGGTCTGCCGGTGATGATTACGCGCGGCGCCAACACTATCGGCCCCCGCCAGTATCCGGAGAAGGTGGTACCGGTTTTTGTCACCAACGCCATCGACGACAAGCCATTGCCCATCTACGGAGAGGGTGAAGCCGTACGCAATTACATGTACGTTGCAGACCACTGCGCCGGTGTCGATCTCGTCTTGCGAAGGGGGGAACCTGGCGCAGTATACAATGTCGGCGTGGAGTTTGAGGTTAACACAGTAACGCTGGCGACGAGTATTTTAGATGCTCTCGGCAAGCCGCATGCATTGATGCGGTTAATTGAGGATCGCCCCGGCCATGACTTCCGCTATAGTCTGGACTCATCCCGCCTTGCGGCGCTCGGCTGGCAGCCGCAGTACGCGTTCCAACAAGCATTGGTGGAGACGGTGAACTGGTATGTCGACAATGAGGACTGGTGGCGACCCATCAAGTCCGGCGGGTATGGGGAGTATTACGAGCGGAACTATGCCGAACGGCTTGCCCGCTCGCGTCCCCTCGTCGCAGGATAG
- a CDS encoding MaoC family dehydratase has protein sequence MSASERWGPGAELPARSRSITLESLQSYAAASGDHNPIHTDPAFAATTPFERPIAHGMLLLAYVMEMLTTTFGEAWITSGQLKVRFRKPAYVGSTVTAWGTIKKVDSETGSLQITVGCRDEDGNDLVTGSAELKP, from the coding sequence ATGAGTGCAAGCGAGCGTTGGGGACCTGGCGCTGAATTGCCTGCCCGCTCACGATCAATAACGCTGGAATCGCTACAGAGTTATGCGGCGGCGAGCGGAGATCATAACCCTATACATACTGATCCAGCATTTGCCGCCACCACACCGTTCGAACGTCCGATCGCTCACGGGATGCTGCTACTCGCGTATGTCATGGAGATGCTAACAACCACGTTTGGAGAGGCATGGATCACGTCAGGTCAGTTGAAGGTCAGGTTCCGCAAGCCGGCCTACGTGGGAAGCACGGTAACCGCCTGGGGAACTATCAAGAAGGTAGACAGCGAGACGGGCAGCCTTCAGATCACGGTCGGCTGCCGTGATGAAGACGGCAATGACCTGGTTACAGGCAGCGCGGAGCTCAAGCCGTAG
- a CDS encoding MaoC family dehydratase gives MPRFSVGYRFPEQTVHVSPDRVQQYLAAVGSESPLYHGDGNVAPPLAIAAWVLAGLIEAIGLPPGSVHATQEFSFQDIAPVDSTLTATAEVVQATSRAGMDVIVVEITAFHQNRPILSGRSMLMMPGSEEAE, from the coding sequence ATGCCTCGGTTTTCCGTCGGTTATCGCTTTCCTGAACAAACGGTACACGTTTCCCCCGACAGAGTGCAGCAGTATCTTGCCGCGGTCGGCAGTGAGAGTCCGCTGTACCACGGCGACGGCAACGTTGCGCCACCGCTGGCAATTGCGGCATGGGTCCTAGCGGGGCTTATAGAGGCCATTGGACTACCGCCCGGTTCGGTACACGCTACCCAGGAGTTCTCGTTCCAAGACATCGCCCCAGTAGACAGTACGCTCACCGCGACCGCAGAAGTCGTCCAGGCCACGTCACGGGCCGGTATGGACGTGATTGTGGTTGAGATTACGGCCTTTCACCAAAATCGACCGATATTGTCAGGCCGCTCTATGCTGATGATGCCCGGGAGTGAGGAAGCGGAATGA
- a CDS encoding Gfo/Idh/MocA family oxidoreductase — protein sequence MARVGWGIIGCGDIANKAVAPAVNEDPNSSLVAFASSSQERAEDFSTRHGAQRAYSDIEAFLADPEIDVVYAASRVYEHLPQTIASAAVGKHVLCEKPMALTDAECREMISACQQAGVNLAIAYYRRYYPKNIKIKELLASGAIGTPVLVRMVLTGNYDPTPDDPKIWRVDPAKSAGGPIADVGSHRLDLLCHWFGDPVAVAARNETLVHSYPADDADVLLIKMASGVQVTASFHWSIGVGYDTIEIFGTEGALFSTPTDGANLVLKHAAGTEEFDLPNAENKHSPLVEDFSARVLAGEPPLYSGEDGAKATRIIETSFAASRAEKWVTIE from the coding sequence ATGGCACGTGTTGGCTGGGGCATTATTGGATGCGGCGACATCGCGAACAAAGCCGTGGCGCCTGCCGTCAACGAGGATCCAAATAGTAGCCTTGTTGCCTTCGCGAGTAGCAGCCAGGAGCGGGCGGAGGACTTCTCGACGAGGCATGGCGCGCAGCGGGCTTATAGCGACATTGAAGCGTTCCTCGCAGACCCGGAGATTGATGTAGTCTATGCCGCCAGTCGCGTGTATGAGCATCTGCCGCAGACAATTGCTTCCGCGGCGGTGGGCAAACACGTGCTCTGCGAAAAGCCGATGGCGCTCACGGATGCCGAGTGCCGTGAGATGATCTCTGCCTGTCAGCAGGCCGGTGTGAATTTGGCGATCGCCTACTACCGGCGCTACTATCCCAAGAACATCAAGATCAAGGAGCTACTCGCTAGCGGGGCAATCGGCACACCGGTCTTGGTGCGCATGGTCTTGACCGGCAACTACGACCCGACGCCGGATGACCCGAAGATCTGGCGCGTAGACCCGGCGAAAAGTGCCGGGGGTCCGATCGCAGACGTAGGCTCCCATCGACTCGATCTCCTTTGCCACTGGTTTGGCGATCCTGTTGCGGTGGCGGCCCGCAACGAGACGCTCGTGCACTCGTATCCCGCGGACGATGCGGATGTGCTATTGATCAAGATGGCAAGCGGCGTTCAGGTGACCGCCTCCTTTCACTGGAGCATAGGCGTCGGTTACGACACGATTGAGATATTTGGAACGGAAGGAGCGCTGTTCAGCACACCTACCGATGGGGCGAATCTGGTCCTGAAGCATGCCGCGGGTACCGAGGAATTTGACCTCCCGAATGCGGAGAATAAGCACTCACCGCTTGTCGAGGACTTTAGCGCGAGGGTCCTGGCAGGTGAACCGCCGCTCTACTCGGGTGAAGACGGAGCCAAAGCAACGCGCATCATAGAGACCTCTTTCGCAGCAAGCCGCGCCGAAAAGTGGGTGACAATCGAATGA